In one window of Poriferisphaera corsica DNA:
- a CDS encoding ankyrin repeat domain-containing protein, whose protein sequence is MSDAVSFMDLIEAGDLDGIRALAEQHSTAVHRHMAYERPWGEELWLPLHHAVRLGKADVVEVLIEVGSNVNGRTRFAAGPTKARATALHVAVTENQLAIAEMLLKAGAEVRAQKADGATPREMVEAMIKAGHEEYEPFLKLIEQYEKV, encoded by the coding sequence ATGAGTGATGCAGTAAGTTTTATGGATTTGATTGAGGCGGGGGATTTAGACGGGATCAGGGCGTTAGCTGAGCAACATTCGACGGCGGTACATCGTCATATGGCTTATGAGCGGCCATGGGGTGAGGAATTGTGGTTGCCGTTGCATCATGCGGTGCGGTTAGGGAAAGCGGATGTGGTTGAGGTGTTGATCGAGGTGGGTTCGAATGTGAATGGTCGAACGCGATTTGCGGCAGGGCCGACGAAGGCGCGGGCGACAGCGCTGCATGTGGCGGTGACGGAGAATCAGTTGGCGATTGCGGAGATGCTGCTTAAGGCGGGGGCAGAGGTGAGAGCGCAGAAGGCAGACGGGGCAACGCCGCGCGAGATGGTGGAGGCGATGATCAAGGCGGGCCATGAGGAGTATGAGCCATTTTTGAAGTTGATTGAGCAATATGAGAAGGTTTAG
- a CDS encoding glycosyltransferase: protein MAKTEITSNESLKPTHKPRASKSRRAEPLLMEISWEVCNQLGGIYTVLRSKTPSMVTRWSNRYCLIGPYNHDKAQVEFEPAPLVGPIGQTVKQLRDMGIGAHYGRWLVSGRPNVVLLESDKAYQYLDKIKYRLYADHGISTDNTAEPLVDQVLTFAEVVRIFLQTLAEKESHRRDLIAHCHEWMAGPVIPMLRHENWPGALVFTTHATILGRYLAMNDHQFYDHLSFFDDDEEAKHFNIQAQHQLERAAAHGSHVFTTVSDVTAEECTHLLGRTPDVLLPNGLNINRFAALHEFQNLHQDYKKRIHQFTMGHFFPSYTFDLDNTLYFYTSGRYEYRNKGMDLTIEALARLNHRLKEAGSPVNVIFFLITRAPIHSINVHTLQSRAMLEEFRTTADHIKEEIGDRLFEAAAQGHIPDFNTLTEDYFRLRLRRAIHAWKSEALPSVVTHDLIEDHSDDVLCQLRSCNLVNHQHDPVKFIYHPDFINATNPLFGIDYDQFVRGCHLGVFPSYYEPWGYTPLESIALGVPAITSDLSGFGSYLAQLLPDHDEKGIGVVSRRYHDFEYAANQLADMMFKYCQLSRRERISLRNTVESFSEHFDWHNLGRRYHEAHELALDRFHA, encoded by the coding sequence ATGGCTAAGACCGAAATCACCTCAAACGAATCTCTCAAGCCTACACATAAACCACGCGCCTCAAAATCGCGTCGTGCAGAACCACTGCTCATGGAAATCTCATGGGAAGTCTGCAACCAGCTCGGCGGTATCTACACCGTCCTACGATCCAAAACCCCCTCCATGGTCACACGCTGGTCAAACCGCTACTGCCTCATCGGCCCATACAATCACGACAAAGCTCAAGTCGAATTTGAACCCGCACCACTCGTCGGCCCCATCGGTCAAACCGTCAAACAACTCCGCGACATGGGCATCGGCGCACACTACGGCCGCTGGCTCGTCTCAGGTCGACCTAACGTCGTCCTCCTCGAATCCGACAAAGCCTACCAATACCTCGATAAAATCAAGTACCGCCTCTACGCCGATCACGGCATCTCCACAGACAACACCGCCGAACCTCTCGTCGATCAAGTCCTCACCTTCGCCGAAGTCGTCCGCATCTTCCTCCAAACACTCGCAGAAAAAGAATCGCACCGCCGCGATCTCATCGCTCACTGCCATGAATGGATGGCCGGCCCCGTCATCCCCATGCTCCGTCACGAAAATTGGCCCGGCGCACTCGTCTTCACCACCCACGCCACCATCCTCGGCCGCTACCTCGCCATGAACGATCATCAATTCTATGATCACCTCTCATTTTTCGATGACGATGAAGAAGCCAAACACTTCAACATCCAAGCGCAACACCAACTCGAACGCGCAGCCGCCCACGGCTCACACGTCTTCACAACCGTCTCCGACGTCACCGCCGAAGAATGCACCCATCTCCTCGGCCGCACCCCCGATGTTCTCCTACCCAACGGACTCAACATCAATCGCTTCGCCGCGCTCCACGAATTCCAAAACCTCCATCAAGACTATAAGAAGCGCATCCATCAATTCACCATGGGTCACTTCTTCCCCTCCTACACCTTCGACCTCGACAACACACTCTACTTCTACACCTCCGGCCGATACGAGTACCGCAACAAGGGCATGGATCTCACCATCGAAGCCCTCGCCCGCCTCAATCACCGTCTCAAAGAAGCCGGCTCACCCGTCAACGTCATCTTCTTCCTCATCACACGCGCCCCCATCCACTCCATCAACGTCCACACACTCCAATCCCGCGCCATGCTCGAAGAGTTCCGCACCACCGCCGACCACATCAAAGAAGAGATCGGCGACCGCCTCTTCGAAGCCGCCGCACAAGGTCACATCCCCGACTTCAACACCCTCACCGAAGATTACTTCCGCCTCCGTCTTCGCCGCGCCATCCACGCATGGAAAAGCGAAGCACTCCCATCCGTCGTCACCCACGACCTCATCGAAGATCATTCCGACGACGTCCTCTGCCAACTCCGCTCATGCAACCTGGTCAACCATCAGCACGACCCAGTTAAATTCATCTACCACCCCGACTTCATCAACGCCACCAACCCGCTCTTCGGCATCGACTACGATCAATTCGTACGCGGCTGCCATCTCGGCGTCTTCCCCTCCTACTACGAACCTTGGGGCTATACACCGCTCGAATCCATCGCACTCGGCGTCCCCGCCATCACCTCCGACCTCTCAGGCTTCGGCTCATACCTTGCGCAACTCCTACCAGACCACGACGAAAAAGGTATCGGCGTCGTCTCCCGTCGCTATCACGATTTTGAGTATGCCGCCAACCAGCTCGCCGACATGATGTTTAAGTATTGCCAACTCTCTCGCCGTGAACGCATCAGCCTCCGCAACACCGTCGAATCATTCAGCGAGCACTTCGATTGGCATAACTTAGGCCGCCGCTACCACGAAGCCCACGAACTCGCCCTCGACCGCTTCCACGCATAA
- the fic gene encoding protein adenylyltransferase Fic has translation MYRKDRPYNDLPLLPPAGVELENREILKACIRAHAALAELKQAGKRIPNQTVLINTIPLLEAQGSSEIENIVTTSDELFKLAALQSERDTDPETKEAYRYRTALQHGYREIRRRPLTAKMALEMCQILRDEKITLRQNPGVHIRNTASKEVVYTPPEGEGVLRQKLANWEQFMNNFKEVDPLVRLAVGHYQFEAIHPFDDGNGRTGRILNILFLLKERLLEIPVLYLSRYIVDLKRIYYDRIRGVTEEGNWQPWILFMVNAVTDTAMWTCAKIEAIADLMLETKHYLRDSLPKIYSHELNDVLFQQPYCRISDLVESKIAKRQTASVYLKSLCDIGILEERTIGRDKLFIHPKFLRLLCADEHGFEKYA, from the coding sequence ATGTATCGTAAGGATCGGCCTTATAACGATTTGCCGCTTTTGCCGCCGGCGGGGGTGGAGCTGGAGAACCGGGAGATTTTGAAGGCGTGTATCCGTGCGCATGCGGCATTGGCGGAACTGAAGCAGGCGGGGAAACGGATCCCGAATCAGACGGTTTTGATCAATACGATCCCGCTCTTGGAGGCGCAGGGCAGCTCGGAAATTGAGAATATTGTGACGACGTCGGATGAGCTGTTTAAGTTGGCGGCGCTTCAAAGCGAGCGCGATACGGATCCGGAGACGAAGGAAGCGTATCGGTATCGGACGGCGTTGCAGCATGGTTATCGTGAGATACGGAGGCGGCCGCTGACGGCGAAGATGGCGCTGGAGATGTGTCAGATTTTGCGTGATGAGAAGATTACGCTGCGGCAAAATCCGGGTGTGCATATCAGGAATACGGCATCGAAGGAAGTGGTGTATACGCCGCCGGAGGGGGAAGGGGTGTTGCGACAGAAGTTGGCGAACTGGGAACAGTTCATGAACAATTTTAAGGAAGTCGATCCGTTGGTTAGATTGGCGGTGGGGCATTACCAGTTTGAGGCGATCCATCCGTTTGATGATGGGAATGGTCGAACGGGGCGAATCCTGAACATTTTGTTTTTGTTGAAAGAGCGGTTGCTTGAGATACCGGTGTTGTATTTGAGCCGCTATATCGTGGATCTGAAGCGGATTTATTATGATCGGATTCGCGGTGTGACGGAGGAGGGGAATTGGCAGCCTTGGATTTTGTTTATGGTGAATGCGGTTACGGACACGGCGATGTGGACGTGCGCGAAGATCGAGGCGATTGCAGATTTGATGTTAGAAACGAAACACTATCTACGAGATAGTTTGCCGAAGATTTATTCGCATGAGTTGAATGATGTGCTGTTTCAGCAGCCGTATTGCCGGATCAGTGATTTGGTGGAGTCGAAGATCGCAAAGCGGCAGACTGCTTCGGTGTATTTGAAAAGCTTGTGTGATATCGGGATTTTAGAAGAGCGAACGATTGGTCGTGACAAATTGTTTATTCATCCAAAGTTTTTACGGCTGTTGTGTGCGGATGAACATGGGTTTGAGAAGTATGCTTGA
- a CDS encoding nucleotide pyrophosphohydrolase, with protein sequence MKKCDAETTVGEMKEAVLAFAKARDWEKYHRPKHLAMSIAIEAAEIMEHFQWLSEAQADEAMQRDEVKAEVAEELADVLMYCMELANVAGIDLAEAYFAKLAKNEKRFPADEDWKAKWER encoded by the coding sequence ATGAAGAAGTGTGATGCGGAGACGACGGTGGGTGAGATGAAGGAGGCGGTGCTTGCGTTTGCGAAGGCGCGGGACTGGGAGAAGTATCACCGGCCTAAACATCTGGCGATGAGTATCGCGATCGAGGCGGCTGAGATCATGGAGCATTTTCAGTGGCTCAGTGAGGCGCAGGCGGATGAGGCGATGCAGCGGGATGAGGTGAAGGCGGAGGTGGCTGAGGAATTGGCGGATGTGCTGATGTACTGCATGGAGCTGGCGAACGTGGCGGGGATTGATCTGGCGGAGGCGTATTTCGCGAAGCTGGCGAAGAATGAGAAGCGGTTCCCGGCGGATGAGGATTGGAAAGCAAAGTGGGAACGGTAG
- a CDS encoding putative sugar nucleotidyl transferase, whose product MGQKLYIFDDGKGEFGPLADRRAIFEMRTGAITIRERIERTLGTKVSGVWVKDGLYEVMTERVKGDDWGDGVVVNELVGGGDDGEEVWMAVNGRWNAVQDIDTVKEFMSTGLENFNGIGCGALVDRRSGDVIAMKGKGEVVSRFLSGGFPYPHGGASVRMIGGSDVRTLLERPWHALDEMPDALLLDLAAIELPVIKESDHVNITAHGSHEMRVASSAKLLPYTVVDATYGPVVIDEGAEINPLTVLQGPCYVGPNSVLVSHTSIRRNTVIGPWCKVGGEISGVVMQGYSNKVHDGFLGMAMIGEWVNLGANTNVSNLKNTYGKVRIRLREELEVEDSGRQFQGPIVGDFVRTGIGTRVNTGAVLGSGCMFAGSHFTPKYAKPFGFYTDGPDGMVRSAYEWDKFVMTAKLMMERRGVMLTGAEEKLLREIFEKANHGG is encoded by the coding sequence CGATCACGATACGCGAACGGATCGAGCGAACGCTTGGTACGAAAGTGAGTGGTGTTTGGGTGAAGGATGGATTGTATGAAGTGATGACTGAGCGGGTGAAGGGGGATGATTGGGGGGACGGTGTGGTGGTCAATGAATTGGTTGGTGGGGGGGATGATGGGGAAGAGGTGTGGATGGCTGTGAATGGGCGGTGGAATGCGGTGCAGGATATTGACACGGTGAAGGAGTTCATGTCCACGGGGTTGGAAAACTTTAATGGGATCGGTTGCGGTGCGCTGGTGGATCGGCGGAGTGGTGATGTGATTGCGATGAAGGGGAAAGGCGAGGTGGTGAGCCGATTTTTGAGTGGCGGGTTTCCGTATCCGCATGGTGGGGCGAGTGTGCGGATGATTGGTGGGAGTGATGTGCGGACATTGTTGGAGAGGCCGTGGCATGCGTTGGATGAGATGCCGGATGCGTTGTTGTTGGATTTGGCGGCGATCGAGTTGCCGGTGATTAAGGAATCGGATCACGTAAATATCACGGCTCATGGTAGTCATGAGATGCGTGTTGCGAGTAGTGCGAAGTTGCTGCCTTATACGGTGGTTGACGCGACGTATGGGCCGGTGGTGATTGATGAGGGTGCGGAGATTAATCCGCTGACGGTGTTGCAGGGGCCGTGCTATGTTGGGCCGAATTCGGTGTTGGTGTCACATACGAGTATTCGCAGGAACACGGTGATCGGGCCATGGTGTAAGGTTGGTGGTGAGATTAGTGGTGTGGTGATGCAGGGTTACTCGAATAAGGTGCATGATGGATTCTTGGGAATGGCGATGATTGGGGAATGGGTGAATCTTGGGGCGAATACGAACGTCAGTAACTTGAAGAACACGTATGGGAAAGTGCGGATCAGGTTGAGAGAAGAGTTGGAGGTTGAGGATAGTGGGAGGCAGTTCCAGGGGCCGATTGTTGGGGACTTTGTGAGGACGGGGATTGGAACGCGTGTGAATACGGGTGCTGTTTTGGGGAGTGGGTGTATGTTTGCGGGGTCGCACTTTACGCCGAAGTATGCAAAGCCGTTTGGTTTTTACACGGATGGGCCTGACGGGATGGTGCGTAGTGCATATGAATGGGATAAGTTTGTGATGACGGCGAAGCTGATGATGGAGCGGCGCGGGGTGATGTTGACGGGTGCGGAGGAGAAGTTGCTTCGTGAGATTTTCGAGAAGGCGAATCATGGGGGATGA